The Falco peregrinus isolate bFalPer1 chromosome 12, bFalPer1.pri, whole genome shotgun sequence genome has a segment encoding these proteins:
- the AGTR1 gene encoding type-1 angiotensin II receptor — MIPNYSAEENIKRIHVDCPISGRHSYIYIMVPTVYSIIFIIGIFGNSLVVIVIYCYMKLKTVASIFLLNLALADLCFLITLPLWAAYTAMEYQWPFGNCLCKLASAGISFNLYASVFLLTCLSIDRYLAIVHPVKSRIRRTMFVARITCIAIWLLAGVASLPVIIHRNIFFAENLNMTVCGFRYDNNNTTLRVGLGLSKNLLGFLIPFLIILTSYTLIWKTLKKAYQIQKHKTRNDDIFKMIVAIVFFFFFSWIPHQVFTFLDVLIQLHVITDCKITDIVDTAMPFTICIAYFNNCLNPFFYVFFGKNFKKYFLQLIKYIPPNVSAHPSLTTKMSSLSYRPPDNIRLHTRKTAGPFDTE, encoded by the coding sequence ATGATTCCAAATTactctgctgaagaaaacattaaaagaatCCATGTCGACTGTCCCATTTCAGGAAGGCACAGTTACATCTACATTATGGTTCCAACTGTTTACAGCATCATCTTTATCATAGGCATATTTGGGAACAGCCTGGTCGTTATTGTCATTTACTGctacatgaaattaaaaacagtagccagcatctttcttttaaacctGGCACTGGCCGActtgtgttttttaataactCTGCCACTCTGGGCAGCCTACACAGCCATGGAGTACCAGTGGCCTTTTGGCAACTGTTTATGTAAGTTAGCATCAGCAGGGATAAGTTTCAACCTGTATGCCAGCGTGTTCCTCCTCACATGCCTCAGTATTGACCGGTACCTAGCCATAGTACATCCAGTGAAGTCCCGGATTCGACGTACCATGTTTGTTGCCAGAATAACTTGCATTGCCATCTGGCTTCTTGCCGGTGTGGCCAGTTTGCCCGTCATCATTCACCGTAATATATTCTTTGCGGAGAACTTGAACATGACAGTCTGTGGTTTTCGGTATGACAACAATAACACAACGCTCCGGGTGGGGTTAGGTTTATCCAAAAATTTGCTGggctttttaattccttttctgaTCATATTAACAAGCTACACCTTAATTTGGAAGACCCTGAAGAAGGCATATCAAATTCAAAAACATAAGACCAGAAATGATGATATTTTTAAGATGATTGTAGcaatagtatttttcttcttcttttcctggaTTCCTCATCAAGTGTTCACTTTTCTGGATGTATTAATTCAATTACATGTAATAACAGACTGCAAAATCACTGATATTGTGGATACAGCTATGCCCTTCACCATCTGCATCGCTTACTTTAACAATTGTTTGAAtccttttttttatgtttttttcggaaaaaactttaaaaaatactttcttcagcTAATAAAATACATTCCACCAAATGTCAGTGCACATCCAAGCCTAACAACAAAAATGAGCTCACTCTCATATAGGCCACCAGATAATATACGCTTGCACACTAGAAAGACTGCTGGGCCTTTCGACACAGAGTGA